The Caproicibacterium lactatifermentans genome contains a region encoding:
- the mutS gene encoding DNA mismatch repair protein MutS, whose protein sequence is MASLSPMMKQYFEMKKKYPDTILFFRLGDFYEMFYDDAKLVSRELDLTLTGRDCGQEERAPMCGVPFHSYETYLARLVAKGYKVAICEQMEDPALAKGLVKRDIIRVVTPGTVLESSMLDESRNNYISSVCVRGETAGVCFADISTGELYATSLHKNLEEQLQNELSRYSPSEILVNQAVLDFKKLPKFIHDRLCASVELLDEADFEQSEAEKKVLQQFQKDSLEQLQLDDKPELTSALGALFAYLKQTERTGVERIAAIQMYSGAQYMRLDLNTRRNLELTETMRSGEKRGSLLWVLDKTHTPMGKRLIRSWILQPLLSPAAISRRLNAVEELTEDSVLRDTIAEQLSGVHDLERVMSRVVYGSANGRELRALEGTARRLPPLRTALKNVQSQLLCKILEDMDPLDDIADLVDRAIVEEPPFSLREGGIIRSGFSEELDLLKGDMSSGRGVLAQIETREREKTGISKLKVGYNRVFGYYIEVPNAFKEKVPETYIRKQTLTNCERYITPELKQLEGRILGAHDKSVQLEHQLFEQVRKQIAGEMDRVQRTAVAVAQLDVLLSFAQVSVGHQYTRPIVDMSGKLELKDSRHPVVEALLEAPFVPNDVTLDKDQNRVAIITGPNMAGKSTYMRQAALITIMAQIGCFVPAASARVGITDAIFTRVGASDDLAAGQSTFMLEMAEVADILKNATPDSLIILDEIGRGTSTYDGMSIARAVVEYVADKKTLGAKTLFATHYHELTALENLLDGVKNYNIACKKHGDDITFLRRIVRGGADESYGIEVAKLAGVPNKVIQRAKRILAELNRNAPADKKSVRKAKPQLAEESMQLTLTPPGEKEALERLRSMDVNTLTPIECMNQLFELSKLVKGEK, encoded by the coding sequence ATGGCAAGTCTTTCACCCATGATGAAACAGTATTTTGAAATGAAAAAGAAGTACCCGGATACGATTTTGTTTTTCCGCCTGGGTGATTTTTACGAGATGTTCTACGACGATGCCAAGCTGGTTTCCCGTGAATTGGACCTTACCTTAACTGGACGTGACTGTGGGCAGGAAGAACGTGCCCCTATGTGCGGCGTGCCTTTCCACAGCTATGAAACGTATTTGGCCCGTCTGGTTGCCAAAGGCTACAAAGTCGCTATCTGTGAGCAGATGGAGGACCCGGCACTGGCAAAGGGACTGGTTAAACGGGACATCATCCGCGTGGTTACACCCGGCACAGTGCTGGAAAGCAGTATGCTCGACGAATCCCGCAACAACTATATCAGTTCGGTCTGCGTCCGCGGGGAAACCGCGGGCGTCTGTTTTGCAGACATTTCTACCGGGGAACTGTACGCAACTTCCTTGCATAAAAATCTGGAGGAACAGCTGCAGAATGAACTGTCCCGTTATTCACCTAGTGAGATCCTTGTGAATCAGGCAGTGCTGGACTTTAAAAAGCTGCCGAAGTTTATTCACGACCGCCTTTGTGCCAGTGTGGAACTGCTGGACGAGGCGGACTTTGAACAGTCAGAGGCAGAAAAGAAGGTCCTGCAGCAGTTCCAGAAGGATTCATTGGAACAGCTGCAGCTGGACGATAAGCCGGAGCTTACTTCTGCGCTGGGCGCGCTGTTTGCCTATTTAAAACAGACGGAACGCACGGGAGTGGAGCGGATTGCCGCCATACAAATGTACAGCGGCGCACAATATATGCGGCTGGACCTAAACACGCGCCGCAATTTGGAACTGACGGAAACCATGCGCAGCGGGGAAAAGCGCGGTTCCCTTTTGTGGGTGCTGGACAAAACACATACGCCGATGGGCAAGCGCCTGATTCGCAGCTGGATTTTGCAGCCGCTGTTAAGCCCCGCCGCTATTAGCCGCCGTTTAAACGCTGTCGAAGAGTTGACGGAGGATTCTGTCCTGCGTGACACTATCGCCGAACAGCTTTCCGGCGTACATGATTTGGAGCGGGTGATGTCCCGTGTTGTTTACGGCAGTGCAAATGGCCGGGAACTGCGTGCACTGGAGGGTACAGCCCGCCGCCTGCCACCGCTGCGTACCGCACTGAAAAACGTGCAGTCCCAGCTGCTGTGCAAAATCTTGGAGGATATGGACCCGCTTGACGATATTGCGGATTTAGTGGACCGCGCAATCGTGGAGGAACCGCCGTTTTCCCTGCGGGAAGGCGGTATTATCCGTTCCGGTTTCAGCGAGGAACTGGACCTGCTGAAAGGGGACATGAGCAGTGGCCGCGGTGTGCTGGCACAGATAGAAACGCGTGAACGGGAAAAAACCGGTATCTCCAAGTTGAAAGTGGGGTACAACCGTGTCTTTGGGTATTACATTGAAGTACCCAATGCCTTTAAGGAGAAGGTACCGGAAACGTATATCCGCAAGCAGACTTTAACAAACTGTGAGCGTTACATTACACCGGAACTTAAACAGCTGGAAGGGCGCATTCTCGGCGCACACGACAAAAGCGTGCAGCTGGAGCATCAGCTGTTTGAACAGGTGCGTAAGCAGATAGCCGGTGAGATGGACCGGGTACAGCGTACAGCAGTAGCAGTAGCACAGCTGGATGTCCTGCTTTCCTTTGCACAGGTCAGTGTGGGCCATCAGTATACCCGCCCCATTGTGGATATGAGTGGAAAGCTGGAGCTGAAGGACAGCCGGCATCCGGTGGTGGAGGCCCTTCTGGAAGCGCCTTTTGTTCCAAATGATGTGACGCTGGACAAGGACCAGAATCGGGTGGCCATTATTACCGGCCCCAACATGGCGGGCAAATCCACTTATATGCGGCAGGCTGCCTTAATTACGATTATGGCACAGATTGGCTGCTTTGTTCCGGCAGCCTCTGCCAGGGTAGGTATTACGGACGCTATCTTCACACGGGTGGGTGCTTCCGATGACCTTGCGGCAGGACAGTCTACCTTCATGCTGGAAATGGCAGAGGTTGCAGATATCCTAAAAAATGCAACGCCGGACAGCCTGATTATTCTGGACGAAATTGGCCGAGGAACTTCTACATATGACGGCATGAGCATTGCCCGTGCAGTGGTCGAATATGTGGCCGACAAAAAAACGCTGGGCGCGAAAACACTGTTTGCCACACATTATCACGAACTGACCGCACTGGAAAATTTGCTGGACGGTGTGAAGAATTACAATATTGCCTGTAAAAAACACGGTGATGACATTACGTTCCTGCGACGGATTGTGCGCGGCGGTGCAGATGAAAGCTATGGCATTGAAGTAGCAAAGCTTGCCGGTGTCCCGAACAAAGTCATTCAGCGTGCAAAACGGATTTTAGCGGAACTGAATCGGAACGCACCCGCGGATAAAAAATCTGTGCGCAAGGCAAAGCCGCAGCTTGCAGAGGAATCCATGCAGCTTACTTTAACACCACCCGGTGAAAAAGAAGCACTGGAACGTCTGCGTAGCATGGATGTCAATACGCTGACGCCAATCGAGTGCATGAATCAGCTGTTTGAGCTTTCTAAGCTTGTAAAGGGAGAAAAATGA
- a CDS encoding YlbF family regulator, with product MNIIDETRALGRTLQQDPRYDRLQEATAKCDKDKELQDLIGNFNLLRMNLNAEMQKNPQDTDKINQMKADLQKAYDATMENANMTQYSVAQKEMQDLLNRMAGILNQCAQGADPATADYNPCTHDCSTCGGGCH from the coding sequence ATGAATATCATTGATGAAACCAGAGCACTTGGCCGCACTCTGCAACAGGACCCCCGCTATGACAGACTGCAGGAAGCCACTGCAAAATGTGATAAGGACAAAGAGTTGCAGGACCTGATTGGCAACTTTAATCTTCTGCGTATGAACCTCAACGCGGAAATGCAGAAGAACCCGCAGGACACTGACAAAATTAATCAGATGAAAGCGGACCTGCAGAAAGCCTATGACGCAACCATGGAAAATGCCAACATGACACAGTACAGCGTTGCACAGAAGGAAATGCAGGACCTGCTGAACCGTATGGCCGGTATCCTGAACCAGTGTGCACAGGGTGCAGACCCCGCTACAGCGGACTACAATCCCTGCACACACGACTGTTCCACCTGTGGCGGCGGATGCCACTGA
- the miaB gene encoding tRNA (N6-isopentenyl adenosine(37)-C2)-methylthiotransferase MiaB: MSEQLCTSVMEEQNYIRQLRQIMQVRKRGEVPLAFVHTYGCQQNVADSEKIKGMLVQMGFSFTQTPEDADFILFNTCAVREHAEDRVFGNVGALKNIKRRHPSLIIALCGCMMEQEHVAQRIHDSYPFVSLLFGTHQICQFPKLLFTCVTDDRRVFVRGGEEQDRTIAEGLPTYRDGKVKAWLTIMYGCNNFCSYCIVPYVRGRERSRTPQAVLAEFQELVAAGYKDITLLGQNVNSYGKNNGCGVNFAQLLQMLDKTPGDYRIRFMTSHPKDCTHELLDTMANGKHIAHHLHLPFQSGNDRVLKEMNRHYNRSQYLELVSYAKKVMPDLSLTSDVIVGFPGETYEEFCDTLSLIQEVDFTSLFTFIYSPREGTRAAKMPDPVSAEEKSRWFRQLCDTQEQIAAQRCAAAVGTVQRVLVEGRNAKTGLLTGRTGGNIIVDFPGNEDLCGTFQQVRITHARNWILTGELLP; this comes from the coding sequence TTGTCAGAACAGCTTTGTACATCGGTAATGGAAGAACAGAATTATATCCGGCAGCTGAGGCAGATTATGCAGGTGCGGAAACGTGGGGAAGTACCACTTGCCTTTGTGCACACCTACGGCTGCCAGCAGAACGTAGCGGATAGTGAAAAAATAAAGGGAATGCTTGTACAGATGGGCTTTTCCTTCACCCAAACACCGGAAGATGCCGACTTCATTTTATTCAATACCTGCGCCGTACGGGAACACGCTGAGGACCGTGTCTTTGGCAATGTCGGCGCGCTGAAAAACATCAAGCGCCGTCATCCCAGCCTAATTATTGCCCTGTGTGGCTGTATGATGGAGCAGGAACATGTTGCCCAGCGCATTCATGACAGCTACCCATTTGTCAGCCTTTTGTTTGGTACACATCAGATTTGTCAGTTCCCGAAGCTGCTGTTTACCTGCGTTACAGATGATAGGCGTGTCTTTGTGCGCGGCGGAGAGGAACAGGACCGTACCATTGCAGAGGGTCTGCCAACCTACCGCGACGGAAAAGTCAAGGCGTGGCTTACTATTATGTACGGCTGCAACAACTTTTGTTCCTATTGTATTGTGCCGTATGTGCGCGGGCGGGAACGCTCCCGTACACCGCAGGCCGTTCTTGCTGAATTTCAGGAATTGGTTGCGGCAGGATATAAGGACATTACCCTGCTGGGACAGAATGTCAATTCCTATGGCAAAAACAACGGCTGCGGGGTTAACTTTGCGCAGCTGCTGCAGATGCTGGACAAAACGCCCGGCGATTACCGCATTCGTTTTATGACCAGCCATCCAAAGGACTGCACACATGAGCTACTGGATACCATGGCAAATGGCAAGCATATTGCGCATCACCTGCACCTGCCGTTCCAGTCCGGCAATGACCGTGTGCTGAAAGAAATGAATCGCCACTATAATCGCAGCCAGTATCTGGAACTGGTCAGCTACGCGAAAAAAGTGATGCCGGACCTAAGCCTTACCAGTGATGTGATTGTAGGATTCCCCGGTGAAACCTATGAAGAATTCTGTGATACCCTTTCTTTAATACAGGAAGTGGACTTTACCAGCCTGTTTACCTTTATTTATTCTCCACGGGAAGGAACACGTGCCGCAAAAATGCCGGACCCCGTTTCCGCCGAAGAAAAGTCACGCTGGTTTCGGCAGCTTTGTGACACACAGGAACAAATTGCCGCACAGCGCTGCGCGGCGGCTGTCGGCACAGTACAACGTGTGCTGGTGGAGGGCAGAAACGCGAAGACAGGCCTGCTGACCGGCCGCACCGGCGGCAACATCATCGTTGATTTTCCGGGAAATGAAGATTTGTGCGGAACCTTTCAGCAGGTACGCATTACGCACGCGCGCAACTGGATTCTGACCGGCGAACTGCTCCCCTAA
- a CDS encoding aspartate kinase, with translation MSLIVQKFGGSSVANAQCVFHVAKIITDTYKAGNDVVAVVSAQGDTTDDLIAKANEINPNASKREMDMLLTAGEQMSASLMAMAIEKIGCPVVSLLGWQAGFTTSTAYGSARIHKVNPERICRELDKKHIVVVTGFQGINRFDDMTTLGRGGSDTSAVALAASLHADLCQIFTDVEGIFTADPRKVKNVRKLDYISYDEMLELATLGAQVLNNRSVELAKKYGIELEVLSSMTNEPGTIVRETSHIEKMLISGVAKDGDIARISIIGVPDRPGLAFKIFTKLAAKNINVDIILQSVGRNGTKDISFTIGKDNLKAAMDLLNPYVDMIGASSVAYDDHVAKVSIVGAGMESHPGVASTMFESLFESDINIQMISTSEIKISVLIDADDADRAVSVIHGKFFD, from the coding sequence ATGAGTCTAATTGTACAGAAGTTCGGCGGCAGTTCTGTAGCAAATGCCCAGTGCGTTTTTCATGTAGCGAAAATTATTACCGATACATACAAAGCGGGCAACGATGTTGTGGCAGTTGTTTCTGCACAGGGTGATACGACCGATGACCTGATTGCCAAGGCAAATGAAATCAACCCGAATGCCAGCAAGCGTGAAATGGATATGCTGCTGACAGCCGGCGAGCAGATGAGTGCGTCACTGATGGCTATGGCCATTGAGAAAATCGGCTGTCCCGTTGTTTCTCTATTGGGCTGGCAGGCGGGCTTTACCACTAGCACCGCCTATGGCAGTGCCCGCATTCATAAAGTGAATCCGGAGCGCATTTGCCGGGAACTGGACAAAAAGCATATTGTTGTGGTAACCGGTTTTCAGGGAATCAATCGGTTTGACGATATGACAACGCTTGGCCGTGGCGGCAGTGATACCAGTGCAGTTGCGCTGGCGGCGTCGCTGCACGCTGACTTGTGCCAGATTTTCACGGATGTTGAGGGTATCTTTACAGCGGACCCGCGCAAAGTGAAAAATGTCAGAAAGCTTGACTACATTTCCTATGATGAAATGCTGGAGCTGGCCACTTTGGGTGCGCAGGTGCTGAATAACCGCTCGGTAGAGCTTGCAAAAAAGTACGGAATTGAGTTGGAGGTGCTTTCCAGTATGACAAACGAACCCGGTACCATTGTAAGAGAAACCAGCCATATCGAAAAAATGCTTATCAGCGGTGTGGCAAAGGACGGCGACATTGCCCGTATTTCCATTATCGGTGTCCCGGACCGGCCGGGTCTTGCCTTTAAGATTTTCACTAAACTGGCAGCCAAAAATATCAATGTGGATATTATCTTGCAGTCCGTTGGACGCAATGGTACAAAGGATATCAGCTTTACAATTGGGAAAGATAACCTGAAAGCAGCCATGGACCTGCTGAATCCGTATGTGGATATGATAGGCGCCTCTTCCGTAGCCTATGATGACCATGTGGCAAAGGTCAGCATTGTCGGTGCCGGCATGGAATCCCACCCCGGTGTGGCATCCACTATGTTCGAGTCCCTGTTTGAGTCTGACATCAACATTCAGATGATTTCCACTAGTGAAATTAAGATTTCGGTGCTGATTGATGCAGACGATGCGGACCGTGCTGTATCAGTTATTCACGGTAAATTCTTTGATTGA
- the thrB gene encoding homoserine kinase, which translates to MIRIQVPATSANLGSGFDSLGIALNLFNQVWMEEADTIDISCKDDVQVPIDEHNLIYWAASQLYEECGRKLPGMKIVQLNNIPMARGLGSSSACIVAGILGANRLLGTPLDQKDLVSLATRIEGHPDNVAPAIEGGLVASAIEGEKVYSVSVPVSEKIRFVVFIPPFELKTEKARSVLPDTYSRADAVYNLSRSALMTASLFSGNLENLRVAVQDRIHQPYRCGLIANYDDVYRMSYELGTLGTCVSGAGPTIISMVKTEEAEAFAQAAKARLSSKGLDGWQVKLLHTEPDGAQIFIE; encoded by the coding sequence ATGATACGTATCCAAGTACCAGCTACCAGTGCCAATCTGGGTTCCGGCTTTGATTCTTTGGGCATTGCACTCAATCTGTTTAACCAAGTCTGGATGGAAGAAGCAGACACAATTGATATTTCCTGCAAAGATGATGTGCAGGTTCCAATAGATGAACATAATTTGATTTACTGGGCTGCCAGCCAGCTGTATGAAGAATGCGGTCGAAAGCTGCCGGGCATGAAAATCGTTCAGCTGAATAATATTCCAATGGCACGGGGTCTAGGCAGCAGTTCAGCGTGTATTGTCGCCGGCATTTTGGGAGCAAACCGCCTGTTGGGTACACCGCTGGACCAGAAGGACCTGGTTTCCTTGGCAACCAGAATAGAAGGACACCCAGACAATGTAGCGCCGGCCATTGAGGGCGGTTTGGTTGCCTCTGCCATAGAGGGCGAAAAAGTGTACAGTGTCAGTGTGCCGGTGTCAGAAAAAATTCGTTTTGTTGTCTTTATTCCGCCTTTTGAGCTAAAAACGGAGAAGGCCCGCTCTGTTCTGCCGGACACCTATTCCCGTGCTGATGCAGTTTACAATCTTTCCCGTTCAGCACTGATGACAGCGTCGCTCTTTTCTGGAAATCTTGAAAATCTGCGGGTCGCGGTACAGGACCGTATTCACCAGCCTTACCGCTGCGGCCTGATTGCCAATTATGATGATGTATACCGTATGAGTTACGAACTGGGTACACTGGGCACTTGTGTCAGCGGTGCCGGTCCCACCATAATTTCTATGGTTAAAACAGAGGAGGCAGAGGCTTTTGCACAGGCTGCAAAGGCGCGTTTGTCCTCTAAGGGGTTGGACGGATGGCAGGTAAAGCTGCTGCATACAGAACCTGACGGCGCGCAGATTTTCATTGAGTAA
- a CDS encoding homoserine dehydrogenase, with amino-acid sequence MVEVAVMGYGVVGTGVVQVLAQHAEGLSHRAHEGIHIKYILVRHDYPEPPMMGTFTRSFEQILNDPEIRIVVEVMGGLDPAYNYVRRCLAAGKSVVTSNKELVAAKGADLLQVAKDHNVNFLFEASVGGGIPIIRPMSQCLAANIVIGIAGILNGTTNYILTKMFQEGVSFQDALADAQRLGYAERDPSADIEGTDACRKICILTSLAYGKHVYPEQVHTEGITHITLADVEYAQKWGGVVKLIAEARRTDSGKVDVVVCPMFISGESQLANVDDVFNGIMVRGDITGDIVFYGKGAGKMPTASAVVADVIDCVKHLKARKYLYWADGSPDYVADYRETARQFFVRAHAQDTDAAYEQAVALFPGASRLYRKEADAKELAFVTSQIPEKDFDTALQHLKAVGVTIDNKIRIGDM; translated from the coding sequence ATGGTTGAGGTTGCAGTTATGGGCTACGGTGTCGTGGGAACCGGTGTTGTGCAGGTCCTTGCACAGCACGCAGAAGGTCTTTCTCATCGTGCACATGAAGGAATTCACATCAAGTACATTCTGGTGCGTCATGATTATCCGGAACCGCCTATGATGGGCACCTTTACTAGGTCCTTTGAACAGATTTTAAATGATCCGGAAATTCGCATTGTTGTGGAAGTTATGGGTGGGCTGGACCCCGCGTATAATTATGTGCGCCGCTGTCTGGCAGCAGGAAAGAGCGTAGTTACTTCCAACAAAGAGCTGGTTGCTGCCAAGGGCGCGGACCTTCTGCAGGTTGCAAAAGATCACAACGTCAATTTCCTGTTTGAGGCCAGTGTCGGCGGCGGTATTCCGATTATTCGTCCTATGAGCCAGTGCTTGGCGGCCAATATTGTTATTGGCATCGCGGGTATCTTGAATGGTACTACCAACTATATCCTTACAAAAATGTTTCAGGAGGGCGTGTCTTTCCAGGACGCACTGGCGGATGCTCAGCGGCTCGGCTATGCGGAACGTGACCCTTCCGCGGACATTGAGGGAACCGACGCTTGCCGGAAAATCTGCATTTTAACTTCCTTAGCTTATGGCAAGCACGTGTATCCCGAGCAGGTGCATACCGAGGGCATTACGCATATTACGTTAGCGGATGTTGAGTATGCACAAAAATGGGGCGGTGTCGTCAAGCTGATTGCAGAGGCGAGACGCACGGACAGCGGAAAAGTAGACGTCGTTGTCTGCCCAATGTTTATTTCTGGAGAAAGTCAGCTTGCTAATGTTGACGATGTCTTTAACGGCATTATGGTCCGCGGTGATATTACAGGAGACATTGTCTTTTATGGAAAAGGCGCCGGCAAGATGCCGACGGCCAGTGCTGTGGTAGCAGATGTGATTGACTGTGTGAAGCACTTAAAAGCCCGCAAGTACCTTTACTGGGCCGACGGTTCTCCAGACTATGTGGCGGACTACCGTGAAACAGCCCGTCAGTTCTTTGTGCGGGCGCATGCACAGGACACGGATGCGGCTTATGAGCAGGCCGTGGCATTGTTTCCGGGCGCTTCCCGTCTGTACCGGAAAGAGGCCGATGCAAAGGAGCTCGCCTTTGTAACGTCGCAGATACCGGAAAAGGACTTTGACACGGCACTGCAGCATCTGAAGGCAGTCGGCGTCACGATTGACAACAAGATTCGTATAGGCGATATGTAA
- a CDS encoding transglycosylase domain-containing protein, with translation MKKTDRDTSFIDGQLQDRTAAAIGASVSQIIGKVLLTLLAIFLITLLIVGISLLSFIFSMKDEEVKINLATYKQTYTSYLYVNGSNDDKNQPVQKLSLHSGEQRTWVDYSKIPTYMKDAMVSIEDKRFWDHNGVDWKRTFSAMANLAGGSGNYGGSTITQQLIKNLTQENEVSLTRKVKEIFRALNMEKKYSKEQILEAYLNCVPFGSGTQGVQAAANLYFGKNIQDCDLAQCAAIAGITQNPAKYTPLVHRDNNRQRQQTVLTAMHDQKRITDTQYQQAVQESNHMTFVGKKAANNSQVWDWYTEAVIRDVQSALMTKYSCSASTASNMIYNSGIKIYSAEDQDFQKIAENYVLKSGVLSDDTQVQTGFCAVGYDGRVLATVGSRNTKNGNLVNSYATMLKFQSGSSVKPISTYGPALDKGQITYSSLVKDEKIENYFPDGTAGPNNYSSDTQSSVLHGNVTVQEALAHSYNCAAAQVCRAYGVSDSYNFMVQKLGFSNCLTKEDSQLLGNMALGGQTQGVTVLNMAAAYEIFGNGGKYYKPYTFYKVLDHNGNVILDNTQTTPVQAIQPVSASVMNRLLRTVVTDGTGSAADISGWDIVGKTGTTDKDVNSWFVGCTPYASGAVWTGYGKNKTLSSTQYSKALWRGIFKTYLATKTQKDFTFDSDMVKKSYCKDSGLLAGSGCLNIQTGYYDKNNLPAVCSSSHAGSGSGNGIGEEDNDTGNNGYNNESSQYSSDGGNSNSSEADSQQGDTSENGNQSADSKNENGQSTSSYTHHQSSSSAGQSQQSSSKQPASDSQPSTSHKGQEHGTASQKGK, from the coding sequence ATGAAGAAAACGGACCGGGATACCAGTTTCATCGACGGCCAGCTGCAGGACCGCACAGCAGCAGCCATTGGTGCTTCAGTTTCTCAGATTATTGGCAAAGTTCTGCTTACGCTGCTTGCCATTTTTCTGATTACCCTGTTGATTGTAGGTATTTCTCTGCTTTCTTTCATCTTCAGCATGAAAGATGAGGAAGTAAAGATTAATTTAGCAACCTACAAACAAACTTACACCAGTTACCTGTATGTAAATGGTTCTAATGATGATAAGAATCAGCCGGTACAGAAGCTTTCCCTGCACAGTGGGGAACAGCGCACTTGGGTGGATTACAGCAAGATTCCTACTTATATGAAAGATGCCATGGTATCCATTGAGGATAAGCGCTTTTGGGACCACAACGGGGTAGACTGGAAACGAACATTCAGTGCCATGGCGAATCTTGCCGGTGGTTCCGGCAACTACGGTGGTTCTACCATTACACAGCAGCTCATTAAAAACCTGACACAGGAAAATGAAGTCAGCTTAACACGAAAAGTCAAAGAAATTTTCCGTGCGCTGAATATGGAGAAAAAGTACAGCAAGGAGCAAATCCTGGAAGCCTATCTAAACTGTGTACCGTTTGGCTCTGGTACACAAGGCGTGCAGGCTGCGGCTAACCTATACTTTGGCAAAAACATTCAGGACTGTGACCTTGCGCAGTGTGCCGCTATCGCTGGCATTACGCAGAATCCGGCCAAGTATACACCGCTGGTGCATAGGGACAACAACCGGCAGCGTCAGCAGACTGTGCTGACCGCGATGCATGACCAAAAACGGATTACCGATACCCAGTATCAGCAGGCCGTGCAGGAAAGCAATCATATGACGTTCGTAGGCAAGAAAGCAGCTAATAACAGTCAGGTGTGGGATTGGTATACGGAAGCGGTTATTCGTGATGTGCAGTCCGCCCTTATGACAAAGTATAGCTGCTCTGCCAGCACGGCCAGCAATATGATTTATAATTCCGGCATTAAGATTTATTCCGCAGAAGATCAGGACTTTCAAAAAATTGCTGAAAACTATGTGCTAAAAAGCGGTGTGCTTAGTGATGATACACAAGTGCAGACTGGCTTTTGCGCGGTCGGATATGACGGTCGTGTTTTGGCAACAGTTGGCAGCCGCAATACAAAGAACGGGAACCTTGTCAATTCCTATGCCACTATGCTGAAGTTCCAGTCAGGTTCTTCTGTCAAGCCTATTTCTACTTATGGTCCGGCATTGGACAAGGGCCAAATTACGTATTCTTCACTTGTAAAAGATGAAAAAATTGAGAACTATTTTCCGGACGGCACTGCTGGGCCGAACAACTATAGCTCGGATACACAGTCGTCAGTGCTGCACGGAAATGTAACGGTGCAGGAAGCATTGGCGCATTCCTACAACTGTGCCGCAGCGCAGGTCTGTAGGGCGTATGGAGTCAGCGATAGTTATAACTTTATGGTGCAGAAACTGGGCTTTTCCAACTGCCTGACCAAAGAGGACAGCCAGCTGCTGGGCAATATGGCCCTCGGCGGCCAGACACAGGGTGTTACGGTGCTGAATATGGCAGCTGCCTATGAGATTTTCGGCAACGGCGGAAAATATTATAAGCCTTATACCTTTTATAAAGTGCTGGACCATAACGGCAATGTTATTTTGGACAATACCCAAACAACGCCAGTACAGGCAATTCAGCCGGTGTCTGCTTCTGTTATGAATCGCCTGCTGCGTACAGTTGTGACGGACGGCACTGGTTCTGCTGCCGACATCAGCGGCTGGGATATTGTTGGCAAGACCGGCACTACGGATAAAGATGTAAACAGCTGGTTCGTCGGCTGTACACCGTATGCCTCCGGTGCGGTATGGACAGGCTATGGCAAGAACAAAACATTGTCCAGTACGCAGTATTCCAAGGCCCTATGGCGCGGAATCTTTAAAACTTATCTGGCAACAAAAACGCAGAAAGATTTTACGTTTGATTCAGATATGGTTAAAAAATCCTACTGCAAAGATTCCGGCCTGCTGGCAGGCAGCGGATGTTTGAATATTCAGACAGGTTACTATGATAAGAATAATCTCCCTGCGGTTTGCAGTTCCAGCCATGCGGGCAGTGGTTCTGGAAACGGAATAGGGGAGGAAGACAACGATACCGGAAATAACGGATATAATAACGAAAGCAGCCAATATTCCAGTGACGGTGGAAATTCAAATTCCAGTGAAGCGGACAGTCAGCAGGGTGACACCAGCGAAAACGGCAATCAAAGCGCTGATAGTAAAAATGAAAATGGACAGTCCACTTCCTCTTATACGCATCATCAGTCGTCCTCTTCTGCCGGACAAAGCCAGCAGTCATCTTCCAAACAGCCGGCATCTGACAGCCAGCCCAGTACTTCTCATAAAGGGCAGGAACATGGGACTGCGTCGCAAAAAGGCAAATAA
- a CDS encoding BofC C-terminal domain-containing protein — protein MKKLNIGMLSCAVALAAVLVVSLAMTESSRETEKMPSSTSVYSSSKPFSSQGSASAAASLPSTVSAGKQAVYLVKTYNGKIGIFRVETDKPFRVLDVNVNSLPKADQELLRSGISVQSSEELQTIIEDYVS, from the coding sequence GTGAAAAAGCTAAATATAGGAATGCTCTCGTGTGCGGTTGCTTTAGCGGCCGTGCTGGTTGTGTCACTCGCCATGACAGAAAGCAGCCGGGAAACCGAAAAAATGCCATCCAGCACGTCTGTTTATTCTAGCTCAAAACCGTTTTCAAGTCAAGGCAGCGCCTCGGCAGCAGCGAGCCTGCCCTCCACCGTATCCGCAGGGAAACAAGCTGTATACCTTGTAAAAACCTACAATGGAAAAATCGGAATTTTCCGAGTAGAGACGGACAAGCCTTTTCGTGTGCTCGACGTAAATGTTAATTCCCTGCCAAAAGCCGATCAAGAATTGCTGCGCAGTGGTATTTCGGTGCAGTCCTCCGAAGAACTGCAGACAATCATAGAAGATTATGTCAGCTAA